Proteins encoded by one window of Venturia canescens isolate UGA chromosome 2, ASM1945775v1, whole genome shotgun sequence:
- the LOC122406606 gene encoding uncharacterized protein — MLRRRLFVIGIISLAAALTAAVADNANLRKFYLSRGARIDCTDDPGGANGSPLCQRANVIVDRGIVENVEKSKNVTVEDQIDEDDEKTLTGQTPDDTEEENDETAIDEARGKKDKKRGYLKVFFMMAAAAKATLLYAMIHAVALVAGKALVVAKVALALAAAVALKKALEHHDKTSVEIVKHPHHTYSQTHSASIDYDHHGGYEGGHRRRRRHAR; from the exons ATGCTTCGACGACGGCTCTTTGTTATCGGGATTATCTCGCTCGCGGCTGCTCTCACAGCCGCCGTTGCTGATAACGCGAATTTACGCAAGTTTTACCTATCTCGAGGAGCGAGAATCGATTGCACCGACGATCCTGGCGGTGCTAACGGTTCACCGCTTTGTCAACGTGCCAATGTTATCGTCGATCGCGGAATCGTcgaaaacgtcgaaaaatcgaaaaatgtgaCTGTCGAGGACCAAAttgacgaggacgacgaaaaaaCCCTCACCGGCCAAACGCCAGACGATACGGAAGAGGAAAATGACGAGACCGCCATCGACGAAG ctcgaggaaaaaaggacAAAAAAAGAGGCTACCTGAAGGTGTTTTTCATGATGGCAGCTGCAGCCAAAGCTACTTTGCTCTACGCAATGATACATGCAGTTGCTTTAGTTGCTGGCAAAGCTCTTGTCGTCGCCAAAGTTGCTCTAGCCCTAGCTGCGGCTGTTGCACTTAAGAAGGCTTTGG AACATCATGATAAAACGTCCGTCGAGATCGTGAAACATCCGCATCACACTTACTCGCAGACTCACAGTGCGAGCATAGACTACGATCATCATGGAGGGTACGAGGGTGGTCATCGTAGAAGAAGACGACATGCTCGATAA